In Streptococcus respiraculi, one DNA window encodes the following:
- the pepA gene encoding glutamyl aminopeptidase, which translates to MSHSNLFKKIKEVTELHGIAGFEHDVRDHIRSKITPHVDRIETDGLGGIFGIKDTSQENAPRIMVASHMDEVGFMISQIKADGTFRVVGIGGWNPLVVSSQAFTLHLQDGRQIPTISGSMPPHLSRGSNGNAGLPAIGDVIFDAGFASKEEAEAFGVRPGDILVPKNETILTANGHNVISKAWDNRFGVLMVTELLESLSGTPLPNQLIAGANVQEEVGLRGAHASTTKFNPDIFLAVDCSPAGDIFGEQGNIGDGTLLRFYDPGHIMLKNMKDFLLTTAEEAGIKFQYYCAKGGTDAGAAHMKNHGIPSTTIGVCARYIHSHQTLYNMDDFLQAQSFLQAIVKKLDRSTVELIKHY; encoded by the coding sequence ATGTCACATTCGAATTTATTTAAAAAAATCAAAGAAGTTACTGAACTACACGGTATTGCAGGCTTCGAACACGATGTCCGCGACCATATTCGCAGTAAAATCACTCCACATGTGGATCGGATTGAAACCGATGGCTTGGGAGGAATTTTTGGTATCAAGGATACTAGCCAAGAAAATGCACCTCGCATCATGGTTGCTTCCCACATGGATGAAGTAGGCTTTATGATTAGCCAAATTAAGGCAGACGGAACTTTTCGAGTAGTAGGAATCGGGGGCTGGAATCCCCTTGTCGTTTCTAGCCAGGCTTTCACGCTCCACTTGCAAGACGGTCGTCAAATCCCTACCATTTCAGGATCTATGCCTCCTCACCTTTCTCGCGGCAGCAATGGTAACGCTGGACTTCCTGCTATCGGTGATGTGATTTTTGATGCTGGATTTGCTTCCAAAGAAGAAGCTGAAGCTTTCGGTGTTCGTCCCGGTGATATCCTCGTTCCGAAAAACGAAACCATCCTGACTGCTAATGGTCACAATGTGATTTCAAAGGCTTGGGACAATCGTTTTGGAGTTCTTATGGTGACTGAATTGCTTGAAAGTCTATCAGGTACACCTCTACCAAATCAATTGATTGCAGGGGCTAACGTCCAAGAAGAAGTCGGGTTGCGCGGTGCGCATGCTTCTACAACCAAGTTCAATCCAGATATTTTCCTTGCAGTGGATTGCTCACCAGCAGGTGATATCTTTGGAGAACAAGGCAATATTGGAGACGGTACGCTCTTACGCTTTTACGATCCAGGCCATATCATGTTGAAAAATATGAAAGATTTCTTGCTGACAACCGCAGAAGAAGCCGGTATCAAATTCCAATACTATTGTGCAAAAGGCGGAACCGATGCAGGGGCTGCTCACATGAAAAATCATGGTATCCCGTCTACTACAATCGGAGTTTGCGCACGTTACATCCATTCACACCAAACACTCTACAATATGGACGATTTCTTACAAGCACAATCCTTCCTACAAGCAATTGTCAAAAAACTCGATCGTTCAACAGTTGAGTTGATTAAGCATTATTAG
- a CDS encoding DUF4651 domain-containing protein yields MKKKKAALLAGVVGAGVLAASARFAMTVYEERKKAKALQQVRAFFAEYGEIATVFINEMQSSKDRLVGGVVMEDERVYLFENEAGVIWYEEELA; encoded by the coding sequence ATGAAGAAGAAAAAAGCAGCCTTGCTAGCAGGTGTAGTTGGAGCGGGTGTCCTCGCAGCTAGTGCACGATTTGCGATGACAGTGTATGAGGAGCGGAAAAAAGCCAAGGCCCTTCAGCAAGTGCGGGCGTTTTTTGCGGAATACGGAGAGATTGCGACAGTCTTTATCAATGAAATGCAATCAAGTAAGGATCGTCTCGTTGGCGGTGTTGTCATGGAGGACGAACGGGTCTACTTGTTTGAAAATGAAGCTGGTGTCATTTGGTACGAGGAGGAGTTAGCATGA
- a CDS encoding thioredoxin family protein — MIIPKNLEELANLAEQDGKQVFFFSAEWCGDCRFIKPFLPEIEADNPDFQFVLVDRDEYLEVAQEWNVFGIPSLVVLEKGKEIGRFVNRDRKTKQEINDFLASVRG, encoded by the coding sequence ATGATTATTCCAAAGAATCTTGAAGAATTAGCTAATTTAGCAGAACAAGATGGAAAACAAGTCTTTTTCTTTTCAGCAGAATGGTGCGGAGATTGCCGTTTTATCAAGCCATTTTTGCCAGAAATTGAAGCGGATAATCCAGATTTTCAATTTGTCTTGGTAGACCGGGATGAGTATCTGGAAGTGGCTCAGGAGTGGAATGTATTTGGAATTCCAAGTCTAGTCGTGCTTGAAAAAGGCAAAGAAATCGGTCGCTTTGTTAATCGTGATCGCAAGACCAAGCAGGAAATCAATGACTTTTTAGCAAGTGTGAGAGGGTAA
- the ytpR gene encoding YtpR family tRNA-binding protein — protein sequence MIFTYNKEHVGDVLMVIVSDSKGKKLDVDRKDNVARIFQLDNQETVAWNIFQVSSLIDIAGCGQVFLTDEEVAILNQELQNEGFAERLVNDNAPKFVVGEIVELAAHPDSDHLNICQVKVAEDKVIQIVAGAPNAVLGLKTIVALPGAMMPNGSLIFPGELRGEKSFGMMCSPRELQLPNAPQKRGIIELDPSEVVGTPFAPAKHWQLS from the coding sequence ATGATTTTTACATATAATAAGGAACATGTTGGCGATGTCCTCATGGTAATCGTTTCAGATAGCAAGGGTAAAAAGCTAGATGTTGACCGTAAGGATAATGTAGCCCGTATCTTTCAGCTAGACAATCAAGAAACCGTTGCATGGAATATTTTTCAAGTGTCTAGCTTGATTGATATTGCAGGATGTGGCCAAGTCTTTTTAACAGACGAAGAGGTGGCTATTCTCAATCAAGAATTACAAAACGAAGGCTTTGCAGAACGTTTGGTGAATGATAATGCTCCGAAATTTGTGGTCGGAGAAATTGTCGAGCTAGCGGCTCATCCAGACAGTGATCACTTGAATATCTGTCAAGTCAAGGTAGCAGAAGACAAGGTCATCCAAATCGTTGCAGGTGCGCCTAATGCGGTTCTTGGTTTGAAGACTATTGTTGCCTTGCCAGGTGCTATGATGCCAAATGGGAGCTTGATTTTTCCAGGTGAATTGCGTGGCGAAAAGAGTTTTGGCATGATGTGCAGTCCTCGTGAGTTGCAACTGCCGAATGCGCCACAAAAACGCGGTATTATTGAGTTGGATCCAAGTGAGGTGGTTGGAACACCTTTTGCTCCTGCAAAACATTGGCAACTATCATAA
- a CDS encoding single-stranded DNA-binding protein, with the protein MYNKVIMIGRLTTKPEVNQTASGKHVTRITVAVNRRFKTENGDREADFITAIFWGKLAETLASYGGKGSLVSIDGELRTRKYEKNGQNQYVTEVLGQSFQLLESRAQRAIRENNIGEDLADLVLEDEEELPF; encoded by the coding sequence ATGTATAATAAAGTCATTATGATCGGGCGTTTAACGACCAAACCTGAAGTAAACCAGACAGCAAGTGGCAAACATGTCACCCGCATCACGGTAGCCGTCAATCGGCGATTTAAAACTGAAAACGGTGATCGTGAAGCTGATTTCATCACAGCTATCTTTTGGGGGAAATTAGCGGAGACCTTGGCTTCCTATGGAGGAAAAGGAAGCTTGGTTTCCATTGACGGCGAGTTGCGTACGCGGAAATACGAAAAAAATGGTCAAAATCAATACGTGACAGAAGTTCTTGGCCAGTCCTTTCAATTGCTAGAAAGCCGTGCTCAACGTGCTATTCGAGAGAACAATATAGGAGAAGACTTAGCTGATTTAGTCTTAGAAGATGAAGAAGAACTACCGTTCTAG
- the groES gene encoding co-chaperone GroES, producing MLKPLSDRVVVKVEEQEEQTVGGFVLAGHAHETTKTAQVLAVGEGIRTLTGELVPSGVKAGDKVLLENHAGIEVKDGDEKLLLIREADILAIVE from the coding sequence ATGCTAAAGCCATTAAGTGACCGAGTGGTCGTGAAAGTAGAAGAACAAGAAGAACAAACAGTTGGCGGGTTTGTGCTTGCTGGACATGCGCATGAAACAACTAAAACAGCGCAGGTGCTTGCTGTTGGAGAAGGAATCCGCACATTGACAGGCGAATTGGTGCCTTCTGGCGTGAAAGCTGGTGATAAAGTTCTGCTTGAAAACCATGCAGGTATTGAAGTAAAAGATGGCGACGAGAAACTATTGCTCATTCGTGAAGCAGATATTCTTGCAATCGTCGAATAG
- the groL gene encoding chaperonin GroEL (60 kDa chaperone family; promotes refolding of misfolded polypeptides especially under stressful conditions; forms two stacked rings of heptamers to form a barrel-shaped 14mer; ends can be capped by GroES; misfolded proteins enter the barrel where they are refolded when GroES binds) has translation MSKEIKFSSDARSSMVRGVDILADTVKVTLGPKGRNVVLEKAFGSPLITNDGVTIAKEIELEDHFENMGAKLVSEVASKTNDIAGDGTTTATVLTQAIVREGIKNVTAGANPIGIRRGIETAVRAAVEALKANSVPVANKEAIAQVAAVSSRSAKVGEYISEAMEKVGKDGVITIEESKGMETELDVVEGMQFDRGYLSQYMVTDNEKMVAELDNPYILITDKKISNIQEILPLLESILQSSRPLLIIADDVDGEALPTLVLNKIRGTFNVVAVKAPGFGDRRKAMLEDIAILTGGTVITDDLGLELKDATIEALGQASKVSVDKDTTVIVEGTGDVAAIAHRIGVIKAQIETTTSEFDREKLQERLAKLSGGVAVIKVGAATETELKEMKLRIEDALNATRAAVEEGIVAGGGTAFVNVIDAVAGIEAKGDEATGRNIVLRALEEPVRQIALNAGFEGSIVIDRLKNSEAGIGFNAATGEWVNMIEAGIIDPVKVTRSALQNAASVASLILTTEAVVANKPEPATPAPAMDPSMMGGMM, from the coding sequence ATGTCAAAAGAGATTAAATTTTCATCAGATGCCCGTAGCAGCATGGTGCGAGGAGTAGACATCTTAGCAGATACAGTAAAGGTTACCTTGGGACCTAAAGGACGTAATGTCGTGCTTGAAAAAGCTTTTGGCTCACCTTTGATTACCAATGACGGTGTGACGATCGCTAAAGAAATTGAATTAGAAGACCATTTTGAAAATATGGGTGCCAAGTTGGTGTCAGAAGTTGCTTCTAAGACAAATGACATCGCAGGTGACGGAACAACAACCGCAACTGTTTTGACCCAAGCCATTGTCCGTGAAGGGATTAAAAATGTAACTGCAGGAGCAAACCCAATCGGTATCCGTCGCGGAATTGAAACAGCAGTCCGAGCGGCAGTAGAAGCCCTCAAGGCAAACTCTGTCCCAGTCGCTAACAAAGAAGCAATTGCTCAGGTTGCAGCCGTATCATCACGTAGCGCTAAAGTCGGCGAATACATCAGTGAAGCTATGGAGAAAGTCGGCAAAGACGGGGTCATCACCATCGAAGAGTCTAAAGGTATGGAGACTGAACTTGATGTCGTAGAAGGGATGCAGTTTGACCGTGGCTACCTTTCTCAGTACATGGTGACAGACAATGAGAAAATGGTAGCAGAGCTTGATAATCCGTATATCTTGATTACCGATAAGAAGATTTCAAACATTCAAGAAATCTTGCCATTGCTTGAAAGTATTCTTCAAAGTAGTCGTCCACTCTTGATTATCGCAGATGACGTGGATGGAGAAGCGCTTCCTACCCTCGTCTTGAACAAGATTCGTGGAACGTTCAACGTTGTCGCTGTCAAAGCGCCAGGATTTGGTGACCGCCGTAAAGCTATGCTTGAGGACATCGCAATCTTGACAGGTGGTACGGTGATTACAGATGATCTCGGTCTTGAATTGAAAGATGCAACGATTGAAGCTCTTGGTCAAGCGTCTAAAGTTAGCGTTGATAAGGATACGACAGTTATCGTTGAAGGTACCGGTGATGTAGCAGCGATTGCTCATCGCATCGGTGTCATTAAAGCGCAAATTGAAACAACGACATCAGAATTTGACCGTGAGAAATTACAAGAACGCTTGGCAAAATTGTCAGGCGGTGTCGCAGTGATTAAGGTCGGAGCAGCGACAGAAACAGAGTTGAAAGAAATGAAACTCCGCATCGAAGATGCTCTCAATGCCACTCGTGCCGCTGTTGAAGAAGGGATTGTAGCAGGCGGTGGAACAGCTTTTGTCAATGTTATCGACGCCGTTGCAGGTATTGAGGCAAAAGGCGATGAAGCAACGGGACGCAACATAGTCCTTCGTGCTTTGGAAGAGCCGGTTCGTCAAATTGCTCTTAACGCAGGCTTTGAAGGCTCTATTGTGATTGACCGTTTGAAAAACTCAGAAGCTGGAATAGGTTTCAATGCAGCAACAGGTGAATGGGTCAATATGATTGAAGCAGGAATTATCGACCCTGTTAAGGTGACGCGCTCCGCCCTTCAAAATGCTGCTAGCGTTGCAAGTCTCATTTTAACCACAGAAGCCGTTGTCGCAAACAAACCAGAACCAGCTACCCCAGCTCCAGCAATGGACCCAAGCATGATGGGTGGTATGATGTAA
- a CDS encoding DDE-type integrase/transposase/recombinase, whose protein sequence is MTSIPQNLRYLPHTLDTRYHAVKTYRGGASVAFICRRYKVSKASLMRWNKRFDGTKDSLKDKSHRPHKTHPKAHTEQEIRWIKNCIRRNPNATLIEIFYKLRANKGYDRHPCSLFRVLRKMGFFKAVETKKEAYVPKPYDTPTKLGIKWQMDVKYVPKHCYTGTMPEKFYQYTVIDEASRERFIYPFKEQSSYSTVQFVKMAIKHFRYKPQIIQTDNGFEFTHFKETKQIHPLDVLCKELGIVHKLIRPRTPRHNGKVERSHRNDNRRFYQHLRFYSYDDLIRQMKRYLYTSNRLPMQSLGWKSPIETRKFLQGASSLEIE, encoded by the coding sequence ATGACTAGTATACCACAAAACCTTCGTTATTTGCCACATACGCTCGACACACGTTACCACGCGGTGAAAACGTATCGTGGTGGGGCTTCTGTCGCCTTCATCTGCAGGCGGTATAAGGTCTCAAAAGCCTCTCTCATGCGCTGGAATAAGCGATTTGACGGAACCAAGGACTCTCTCAAAGATAAGTCCCACAGACCACACAAAACTCACCCCAAAGCTCATACTGAGCAAGAAATCAGGTGGATTAAAAACTGTATCCGCAGAAATCCAAATGCAACCCTCATCGAGATTTTCTACAAGCTAAGAGCCAACAAGGGATACGACAGACACCCTTGCTCTCTCTTTCGGGTCTTGAGAAAAATGGGATTCTTCAAGGCGGTTGAAACCAAGAAAGAGGCCTATGTTCCTAAACCCTATGATACACCCACGAAATTAGGAATCAAGTGGCAAATGGACGTGAAGTACGTCCCTAAGCACTGTTACACTGGCACGATGCCTGAAAAATTTTACCAGTACACTGTCATTGACGAAGCAAGCAGAGAGCGATTTATCTATCCCTTCAAGGAACAGTCCTCTTACTCCACTGTCCAGTTTGTCAAAATGGCCATCAAACACTTTCGCTACAAGCCACAAATTATTCAGACCGACAATGGATTTGAGTTTACTCACTTCAAGGAAACCAAGCAGATTCACCCCTTGGATGTGCTTTGTAAAGAGCTGGGCATAGTGCACAAGCTCATTCGACCGCGAACACCTAGACACAACGGCAAAGTGGAACGCAGCCACAGAAACGATAACAGACGCTTTTACCAACACTTGCGATTCTACTCCTACGATGACCTCATCAGGCAGATGAAACGATACCTCTACACCTCTAACAGACTCCCCATGCAGAGCCTAGGTTGGAAATCCCCTATTGAAACAAGAAAATTTCTCCAAGGAGCTAGCTCCTTGGAGATAGAATAG
- the rpsL gene encoding 30S ribosomal protein S12 — protein MPTINQLVRKPRKSKVEKSKSPALNVGYNSRKKVQTNVSSPQKRGVATRVGTMTPKKPNSALRKFARVRLSNLIEVTAYIPGIGHNLQEHSVVLLRGGRVKDLPGVRYHIVRGALDTAGVTDRKQGRSKYGTKRPKG, from the coding sequence ATGCCTACAATTAACCAGTTGGTACGTAAACCACGTAAGTCTAAAGTAGAAAAATCTAAATCACCAGCTTTGAACGTTGGTTACAACAGCCGTAAAAAAGTTCAAACAAACGTTTCTTCACCACAAAAACGTGGTGTTGCGACTCGTGTCGGAACAATGACACCTAAAAAACCTAACTCAGCCCTTCGTAAATTCGCTCGTGTACGTTTGAGCAACTTGATCGAAGTAACTGCTTATATCCCAGGTATCGGACACAACTTGCAAGAGCACAGCGTGGTGCTTCTTCGTGGTGGACGTGTAAAAGACCTTCCAGGGGTACGTTACCATATCGTTCGTGGTGCGCTTGATACAGCAGGTGTAACTGATCGTAAACAAGGCCGTTCTAAATACGGTACAAAACGTCCAAAAGGGTAA
- the rpsG gene encoding 30S ribosomal protein S7: protein MSRKNQAPKREVLPDPLYNSKLVTRLINRVMLDGKRGTAASIVYGAFDQIKEATGNDALEVFETAMENIMPVLEVRARRVGGSNYQVPVEVRPERRTTLGLRWLVTIARNRGEHTMVDRLAKEIMDAANNTGAAVKKREDTHRMAEANRAFAHFRW, encoded by the coding sequence ATGAGTCGTAAAAACCAAGCGCCTAAGCGCGAAGTATTGCCAGATCCGCTTTACAATTCAAAATTAGTAACACGTTTGATCAACCGCGTTATGCTTGACGGAAAACGTGGTACAGCGGCTTCTATCGTATACGGAGCCTTTGATCAAATCAAAGAAGCTACTGGAAACGATGCACTTGAAGTATTTGAAACAGCAATGGAAAACATCATGCCTGTACTTGAAGTACGTGCACGCCGTGTGGGTGGATCTAACTACCAAGTCCCAGTTGAAGTTCGTCCAGAACGTCGCACTACTCTTGGACTTCGTTGGTTGGTAACAATTGCACGTAACCGTGGTGAGCACACAATGGTTGACCGCCTTGCAAAAGAAATTATGGATGCAGCAAACAACACAGGTGCAGCTGTTAAAAAACGTGAAGATACACACCGTATGGCAGAAGCCAACCGCGCGTTTGCACACTTCCGTTGGTAA
- the fusA gene encoding elongation factor G, which translates to MAREFSLEKTRNIGIMAHVDAGKTTTTERILYYTGKIHKIGETHEGASQMDWMEQEQERGITITSAATTAQWNNHRVNIIDTPGHVDFTIEVQRSLRVLDGAVTVLDSQSGVEPQTETVWRQATEYGVPRIVFANKMDKIGADFLYSVSTLHERLQANAHPIQLPIGAEDDFRGIIDLIKMKAEIYTNDLGTDILEEDIPAEYLDQAQEYREKLVEAVAETDEDLMMKYLEGEEITNEELKAAIRKATINVEFFPVLCGSAFKNKGVQLMLDAVIDYLPSPVDIPAIKGINPDTDAEEERPASDEEPFAALAFKIMTDPFVGRLTFFRVYSGVLNSGSYVMNTSKGKRERIGRILQMHANSRQEIETVYSGDIAAAVGLKDTTTGDSLTDEKAKVILESINVPEPVIQLMVEPKSKADQDKMGIALSKLAEEDPTFRVETNVETGETVISGMGELHLDVLVDRMRREFKVEANVGAPQVSYRETFRASTQARGFFKRQSGGKGQFGDVWIEFTPNEEGKGFEFENAIVGGVVPREFIPAVEKGLVESMANGVLAGYPIVDVKAKLYDGSYHDVDSSETAFKVAASLALKEAAKSAQPVILEPMMLVTITAPEDNLGDVMGHVTARRGRVDGMEARGNTQIVRAYVPLAEMFGYATVLRSATQGRGTFMMVFDHYEDVPKSVQDEIIKKNGGNA; encoded by the coding sequence ATGGCACGCGAATTTTCATTAGAAAAAACTCGTAATATTGGTATCATGGCCCACGTCGATGCCGGTAAAACAACAACAACTGAGCGTATTCTTTACTACACTGGTAAAATTCACAAAATCGGTGAAACACACGAAGGTGCTTCTCAAATGGACTGGATGGAGCAAGAGCAAGAACGTGGTATCACCATCACATCTGCTGCGACAACTGCACAATGGAACAACCACCGCGTAAATATCATCGACACACCAGGACACGTGGACTTCACTATCGAAGTACAACGCTCTCTTCGTGTATTGGATGGTGCGGTAACCGTTCTTGACTCACAATCAGGAGTTGAGCCGCAAACTGAAACAGTTTGGCGCCAAGCAACTGAGTACGGAGTTCCTCGTATCGTATTTGCTAACAAAATGGATAAAATCGGTGCAGACTTCCTTTACTCAGTAAGCACACTTCATGAGCGCTTGCAAGCAAATGCTCACCCAATTCAATTGCCAATCGGTGCAGAAGATGATTTCCGTGGTATCATCGACTTGATTAAGATGAAAGCTGAAATCTACACAAATGACCTTGGTACAGACATTCTTGAAGAAGATATTCCAGCTGAATACCTTGACCAAGCTCAAGAATACCGTGAAAAATTGGTAGAAGCAGTTGCTGAAACAGATGAAGATTTGATGATGAAATACCTTGAGGGTGAAGAAATCACAAATGAAGAATTGAAAGCAGCAATCCGTAAAGCAACCATCAACGTTGAATTCTTCCCAGTATTGTGTGGTTCTGCCTTCAAAAACAAAGGTGTTCAATTGATGCTTGATGCGGTTATCGACTATCTTCCAAGTCCAGTTGATATTCCAGCAATCAAAGGTATCAACCCAGATACAGATGCTGAAGAAGAGCGTCCAGCTTCAGATGAAGAGCCGTTTGCAGCCCTTGCCTTCAAGATCATGACTGACCCATTCGTAGGTCGTTTGACATTCTTCCGTGTGTACTCAGGTGTTCTTAACTCAGGTTCATATGTTATGAATACTTCTAAAGGCAAACGTGAGCGTATCGGACGTATCCTTCAAATGCACGCAAACAGCCGTCAAGAAATTGAAACTGTTTACTCAGGTGATATTGCTGCTGCCGTTGGTTTGAAAGATACAACAACTGGTGATTCATTGACAGACGAAAAAGCAAAAGTTATCCTTGAATCAATCAACGTTCCAGAACCAGTTATCCAATTGATGGTTGAGCCAAAATCTAAGGCAGACCAAGACAAGATGGGTATTGCCCTTTCTAAATTGGCTGAAGAAGATCCGACATTCCGTGTTGAAACAAACGTTGAAACTGGTGAAACAGTCATCTCTGGTATGGGCGAGCTTCACTTGGATGTCCTTGTTGACCGTATGCGTCGTGAGTTCAAAGTTGAAGCAAACGTAGGTGCTCCTCAAGTATCTTACCGTGAAACATTCCGTGCTTCAACACAAGCTCGTGGATTCTTCAAACGTCAATCAGGTGGTAAAGGTCAGTTCGGTGATGTATGGATTGAATTTACTCCAAACGAAGAAGGAAAAGGATTCGAGTTTGAAAATGCAATCGTCGGTGGTGTGGTTCCACGTGAATTTATCCCAGCGGTTGAAAAAGGTTTGGTTGAGTCTATGGCAAATGGTGTTCTTGCTGGATACCCAATCGTTGACGTAAAAGCAAAACTTTACGACGGTTCATACCACGATGTCGACTCATCTGAAACTGCCTTTAAAGTTGCGGCCTCTCTTGCCCTTAAAGAAGCAGCAAAATCTGCACAACCAGTTATCCTTGAGCCAATGATGCTTGTAACGATTACTGCACCAGAAGACAACCTTGGTGACGTTATGGGACACGTAACAGCTCGTCGTGGACGTGTAGACGGTATGGAAGCTCGTGGTAACACACAAATCGTTCGTGCTTACGTGCCACTTGCTGAAATGTTCGGTTATGCAACTGTTCTTCGTTCAGCAACACAAGGACGCGGTACTTTCATGATGGTATTTGACCACTACGAAGATGTACCTAAGTCAGTACAAGACGAAATCATCAAGAAAAACGGCGGTAACGCTTAA
- a CDS encoding aspartate/glutamate racemase family protein: MSQHHYTYLDNPQKIERTHHVIPTPVAGIALGIIAIDFDYVKMPGNVVNATTFNFPVLYEVIDIEIEDLFQGKAEILPVIIEAAQRLEKKGVRAIIGACGYFNHFQEEIKHAVSIPVYLSSVLQIPLIKMGLKADQKIAVLVADGEGANRDFFQKANTTIDDCIVKEIGSLESFAPIRWNKTHLEHEKLGNDLADIVEKLLEKHPEIGAILLECSDLPPYAAKIQSRVGLPVFDFITLINWLHQSLVQRPYYGYL; the protein is encoded by the coding sequence ATGAGCCAACACCACTATACATATCTAGATAATCCACAAAAAATAGAGCGAACCCATCACGTTATACCGACACCTGTTGCAGGAATCGCTCTTGGTATCATTGCCATTGATTTCGACTATGTCAAAATGCCTGGTAATGTCGTCAACGCAACAACCTTTAACTTTCCAGTTCTATACGAAGTTATCGATATTGAAATTGAGGACCTTTTCCAAGGAAAAGCTGAAATTTTACCAGTGATTATTGAAGCTGCCCAACGATTAGAGAAGAAAGGCGTTCGAGCCATCATCGGTGCTTGCGGTTATTTCAATCATTTCCAAGAAGAAATTAAACATGCCGTATCCATTCCAGTCTATCTTTCTAGCGTCCTCCAAATTCCTCTTATTAAGATGGGATTAAAAGCTGATCAAAAAATTGCCGTTTTGGTAGCTGATGGCGAAGGAGCTAATCGTGACTTTTTCCAAAAAGCCAACACTACTATTGATGACTGTATTGTAAAAGAAATCGGTAGTTTAGAAAGTTTTGCCCCTATTCGCTGGAACAAGACACATCTGGAACACGAAAAATTAGGAAACGACTTGGCTGATATAGTTGAAAAACTACTGGAAAAACATCCTGAAATCGGAGCTATTCTACTCGAATGTAGCGATCTTCCTCCATACGCTGCAAAAATCCAATCCCGTGTCGGACTTCCTGTTTTTGACTTTATTACGCTTATTAACTGGCTTCATCAAAGTCTAGTACAGCGCCCCTACTACGGCTATTTATAA